A region of the Conger conger chromosome 6, fConCon1.1, whole genome shotgun sequence genome:
agtggtgcgagtcttaagaggatgcaggttcaaattaatacaatttattaaacaatgtgcattgcagaaatagaattgcaatgtgttacaagaattacaagatgtaatatgaatggctatacgcgAATGGTGCGCAGGAGGTCGTATTAGTGAgtctcctcaaaccattccacgtttccctttatatacccagggtttacaggaataACAACAGATCATCGAATAGAGTCACAAGACGGCGTTACCAACAATGGCcttgctgatgttatctctgtctaacaaacctggttaacctttgtatcaCAGCTGGATGcggactcacaggtaacttgcattacctgtagtttattcctacaagatctttattcagcaaccagtgtactacactaccaatgacaccaaaccatttcccacaacattagctatctaaagacaccaaacactgtatgtggaaaacccatggtttatacagtgctatttaaactcatcagttctgggagcattccactctGGTgacagaattgcgcagaggcagcacaatgatgggagcaatagtcctgtattgacgagcactgtcttttcctcaaaccttgctgaccctatgtcaacatggtaaacacagtctgtttccttttgggggtctaaAGAGAGGcgcacttatgtaaaatgccctacaagAGTAACAGCGAAGAACCAATGAATGATATTGATTGTGCACAGGTGTGATTAGAGTGCGCTCCTCTCAGGGCGGAACCCGTTACCTGGTAGGCCAGCGGGGGTGCACAGGTGTGACTGGTGTGTGCTCTCCTCAGGGCTGAACGAGCGGGCGGAACCCGTTACCTGGAAGGCCAGCGAGGATCCTTCAGCACGAGATGGACCACCTGGAGGGGGTTCTGTACGTCGACCACATGGACAGCTACACCTTCACCAACATCCACTGGGAGGAGCACAATGAGTGACCGCAGTCTGCTGCACCTTAAACCAGAGGGTGGGGGACCACTTCCTGGAGTTCTGCTGCCACATCCCATATGTGGTCATTTCCACCTTTGCCCAGTTGGCTGTATACACCAATGTTGGTTCACAGCGAGTGACATAGAGAGAAGAGTTTGCTCTGTTTTAATAGTAAATCATTTATTTGGTGTAAGTttggaataaaatgtataacacatgtataatatattgcttcattgtattttctttgaaatcatttcaattcaattacaatatttcaattatttcttccgattgaaaaacaaacatgtaaacAATTTGGTGGGAGGTCGATTCATTTTCAGTAATTTCAGGAATTGATGAGGAAGATAAATTAACTTAATCAATTGAAAAGTCCTTGTAGAACATGGAAATTGTTTCAATTCctaaatttaattgatttttaaCAATGAAAAGCAGTGTCGTGTAGTCATTTGTATGTTTACAAGGAAAAACAGGAGCCAAAGTACATTATGATGGACAGACTGATGGATAGTATTTTTTACTGTAACGTGAACTCCGTGCtccatgttccgaacaccaagttagcgcACCATGTTCCCAACACTGCAACTTTCGTGATAACTTCAAATACTAggatcagctttggtttgtgtgtgaataaagtatatttccttctgttttcataaaaacttggtacgagtcacatatgcgatccatttcagcatacagtgacatggtaatagtgctccactgtgacattctggtggggaagctgttgctagaGACACTACGAACCGGGTAGGTTTATATGTGTTTGGACCATCATGAGCTAACCTGTTGTCTTCCAAACTCAGGGACGttgtgtaattatttgtaattttctctataattattgttCCAATTCACATcactcaaagtgttttagtgtctaagatagtcaataagcaaccataatcataaaccacattccgcAGAAGAAAAATCATTGAACGTCTACAAACACCACTTAGTTATTACACTGGCACAGATATCTAATATTCCTGTACCATAGCTAGGCTAATATTCCAAGGGGGCAATCTTTGACTAGTCACATGATTTCCATGCAACACAAAATCTCCCATTTAAAAATGCCCCTTTTAATTCAATTTCTGTTTCTATGGCAAGTCTGTTTCCTAGCTCTTGGTACAAAGGATGAAAGTTTAAGACAAGTTTCGCAAACAAATATCTGCATTCATGCATTATTTTCACTTAAACAGTTCCATTTCCCTTTGGCTATGGCAGTGACAGGTAAGGGTGTAGCTCTTTGAATGTGAGAAGGGACAGTAGATTTACACAGGTGTCATTGAGATGGATAGAATGATTCCTCCACAGTTACAAGTTGTGTCAGCAAGCATCCAACATTTCTCGCAGAGCCTAAAACCACAGTCCTTGCATGAAGCATGAGGTAACTGTCTGCAGTACGGCATATCGCAGGTCATACCCAGACCACATGGTGCTGAAGCCCCACTCATTTTGGGCTCGTCCCTTGTAGTTGCTGAATCCCACCCTACTTTCAGCTCCTTCGACAGAGCAGTTGaagcccctccctctgtacGCCCTGGCAGGGCTGCATCACCAAGGAGACGGGGGTTGTGCTTGGTCTTTTTACTACGGTCTTGATAGGCAGGTTTGATGATGTGCTTGTTCTTCTTACAGATGTCCAGGGTCGCACAATGAAAAGAGTGCGTCTCGTTGCACTGTTGGCAACTATCGAAAAGTAGAGACTCAGGGTACTGATCACAGGTGCAGGTCTGATTCTGCCCCTGTGCTGTGCCCATCCCTTTATTTTCAGCAGTCAGTGAGACAGCTCCCTTCCCAACTTGCCCAAAAGACTTGGTGGTACCCGGCTGGGACAGAGTGATGTGGAGACTCTGacttggggttggggttggggtgggggtggggacaccactgctgccccctgcaggcggtgggcacacactctctctagacACAGGGGCTGTGGAAAGCTTCTCCCCTGCACTGGCCACCTTCTCCCCACAGGCATCTTCAGAGTACAAGTCTACATCTTCCATGTGGCCCCACGCTGACGCATCCATTTTGCCCTGGAGGCTCTCTAGCGCCACCTGCAGGCTGAGGCCCTTCCGCCTCTCCTGCACCAGGGTCAGCTCGGCGCCTGGCCGCCCTCCCGATGCGGTGGACAGCAGCCGGCTCTCGCACCTCGCCACAAAGAAAGCACACGCCAAACCCAGCAGGCCGGCTGCAGACGGGAGCGCGTCTCGCAGTACCAGCTCCGTCCCGTTGCTCTGGTATCCCAGCAACCCAAACAGCTGTGCCACCTGCTGCGCAGACAGTGCTGGCCTCACCAGATGTGTGAACATGCCTGAGAAGAGCTggataaagggggggggggggtagagagaaagagagaactgtactttttttttctttttcttttttttacaccaaTAATAATTGTCACAAAAGATGAAATCTTTATGGCTTTATAAGCCATATGACATTTAGGGGGAAAAGTGTTTACCCTAAAGAGCAATGCACAAGACAAAGCTTAACACATTGCTAAACATCTCTTGGTCAGTTCaatctttatacatttttcacaggGAGGGGGCTTGTTCTGTCGAAGGCCATAGATAAAATGTTGACACAATGCCAGTGGCCCCTCAAAAGGTCACCAGATGCTGACTCGGCCCCCTCCCAACTCTCTCTAGTTCTGAGTTGTGCTGATAAGTAGCTAGGTATCTTTGCAGGGTGTATTTATTCTTTGGCAAgcaattcattcatgttaatgtTAGCTGATACATATTTATCATTCATTAATACCATAAACCATAATATAAATCTTTGTTAATATAAATCATAAATCATTTTTGTTAATACATTCTTATTTGCTATAAATGTTACGTAAGTTTTAATAATAGAACAATCTCTTCCTTTGATGTATGTATGCTTCACATTTGATGAGAATGGTTCTGGTTCACACAGTACTTCTTCCAGGGCTTATCAAAACACAAATTTGAATTTACAAAAGCAGAAATTCAGACAGAGGCCCGTCTCTATATTCCCCCTCCTTGTCTGCTTGGATCACTAtcaccccttcctcctc
Encoded here:
- the spata2l gene encoding spermatogenesis associated 2-like; amino-acid sequence: MDKNGMRGFGGICEQYRVSLEQRIAQGHIDLVGGDEELCRWMEGMLKEGDSREVLTVPGLDTQATMEDSLQAPPVWGCAVGGIPEPAAIPGLGAISKAFEFLERAALNLYMCPWRKEYRVMKLFSGMFTHLVRPALSAQQVAQLFGLLGYQSNGTELVLRDALPSAAGLLGLACAFFVARCESRLLSTASGGRPGAELTLVQERRKGLSLQVALESLQGKMDASAWGHMEDVDLYSEDACGEKVASAGEKLSTAPVSRESVCPPPAGGSSGVPTPTPTPTPSQSLHITLSQPGTTKSFGQVGKGAVSLTAENKGMGTAQGQNQTCTCDQYPESLLFDSCQQCNETHSFHCATLDICKKNKHIIKPAYQDRSKKTKHNPRLLGDAALPGRTEGGASTALSKELKVGWDSATTRDEPKMSGASAPCGLGMTCDMPYCRQLPHASCKDCGFRLCEKCWMLADTTCNCGGIILSISMTPV